Proteins co-encoded in one Luteolibacter sp. Y139 genomic window:
- a CDS encoding (2Fe-2S)-binding protein, with protein sequence MISLKVNQQDHAVDADPSTPLLWVLRDLLHLTGTKFGCGMAQCGACTVHLDGEAVRSCVTPVSRAIGKSITTIEGISTDALGKALQDAWIAEDVPQCGYCQSGQIMSAAVLLREKADPTDEDIDLAMSGNICRCGTYQRIRCAIHRAATAKAKGGAK encoded by the coding sequence ATGATCTCCCTCAAAGTGAACCAACAGGATCACGCCGTGGATGCGGATCCTTCCACTCCCCTGCTCTGGGTACTGCGCGACCTCCTGCATCTCACCGGCACCAAATTCGGCTGCGGCATGGCCCAGTGCGGCGCCTGCACCGTCCACCTCGATGGCGAGGCCGTCCGCTCCTGCGTCACCCCCGTTTCCCGCGCCATCGGGAAAAGCATCACCACCATCGAGGGCATCTCCACCGATGCCCTCGGCAAGGCCCTTCAGGACGCCTGGATCGCCGAGGACGTCCCGCAGTGTGGCTACTGCCAATCCGGTCAAATCATGTCCGCCGCCGTGCTCCTTCGCGAGAAGGCCGATCCCACCGATGAGGACATCGACCTCGCCATGAGCGGCAATATCTGTCGCTGCGGCACCTACCAGCGCATCCGCTGCGCCATCCATCGTGCGGCCACCGCCAAGGCGAAGGGAGGTGCCAAGTGA